The genomic interval CCTGCTGGTCGTCGAAGGCCGACCGGGGGAAGTAGCCGAACACCGTGGAGAGTTCGAAGAGGGGCGCTTCGTCGGCCGTGCACGTCACCCGGAACGACTCGATGATCATTTCTCCGCTGCGTGAGACGCGGGTCAGTTCGGCCCTGGTGCGGACGGTACGCGTCGCCGGGGTGACCTCGCCGGTGACCGTTCCCGACCCGTCGAGATTGCGGAACAGCAGGTCCGCCTCGCTGGTCGTCGCGCTGCCGACGTACGAGGCGAGCCACCCGCAGGGCTGCAGCGCCGTCTCCATGAGGACGGCGAACGGCATGAGGCGGCCGCCGTTCTGCTCGAAGTACCACGCCCGGTCCGGCACGTCGTACTCGGCGACGACGACGCTGCCCTCCCGCATCCCGCCCTGCGGACCGTCCACCGACACGATCCGGCTCATGAAGTGATAGGGCGGGCCAGGAAGCCGCGCCACCCTGCGGACGCCGTCGAAGGGCTCGTACATGGCGCCGAACGCCTCGCTCGGCCTGCCCCAGGCGCACGCCAGCAGCGAGGCGTGGTCAAAGGCGAACCCGTCGGCCGCCACCGCCACCGGCTTCTCCTCCCGATGCCCGGCCAGCCCGCCCAGAAGGGGCAGCGGCACCGGGTCCCCGTCGGTCTGGACGGTGGGCGGACCGGAGTGCCGCCAGTGCGACAGCGGCCAGTCGGGGACCAGCCGGAGGGCCATGTCGGTGCCGAGGAACGCCTTCCGCCCGTCCACCGAGCCGAGGACGTCGGCGTAAAGCGTCGGCACCGGCCCGGCCGAGACGCCGCGTACGAACACCTCGTAGACGACTTTCCGGTTCTCCGGGGTCGCCTGGCCCCGGCACATGGCCCTGGAGGGGTGCTCGTCGACCGTCTCGAAGCGCCAGCCGTCCCGGTCGACGGTGAAGCCCATGGCCGTCAGGTAGAACGCCATCGCCTGGAGACCGCCTTGCAGCATCAGGGTGCCCGGCATGCAGGGGTCGTTCTTGAAATGGCCCGTGAAGAACCAGTCGTCCGGGGACAACGCCGTCCCGGCCCGCAGATACCCTCGCCCCCACGGCCCTCCGGCCGGGTCGAACGCGGTGACCTCGTCCAGCAGGCGTAGCCGCTCCTCGTCGAGTACGGGCGAACGGACGTGAGCCGCCGTCGCCTCCCAGCCGGGCCCGAAACAGTCCCCGGGCCGGCCCAGCGTCAGGGCTCGCACCCGGTCGGCGTCGAAGCGGGTCCGTTCGCAGCGCACGGCCGGCGGGTCGAGCGGCAGATCGTCCCCGGGCACGCGGCCGGCGGGATCCCAGCGCACACCCCCGCTGCCGGCGAGCTCGGCGGCGGTGAAGAACCCCGCCTGCCCCTCGCGGACACTGAGCCGCAGCTCGCCGTCCACGTAGCAGTCGTAGTGGAAGAAGGCCAGCCGGACGCCGTCCGCCTCCGCGTGACCGTCCAGATGGATCTCGAAGCACAGAGTGTCCCCGGGGCGCGGTGGGCCGCCGTGGAACGTCACCTCGCAGCCGAGCAGCCGGTACGCGCGCCCGCCCCGGTTCAGCAGGTCGACGCCCAGCCAGCTGAGCAGAAGCAGGTCGGCCTGGCCCGCCTCGATGAGCACGCCGGCCGGCACACGCCCCGTCGCATCCAGGTACCAGCTGTCGGGCAGGACATCCGTCTCCGTCCAGATCCTCCCGTCCGTGCGGACCGGGCCCGGCAGGACGAGCGCCGCGGGCACCGCGTCGATGCCGGTGACCCGGTCGGCGAGCAGCATGGGCGGCCCGGGCATCCGGGTCTGTACCGCGTAGCCGTCCTGCTCGGCGAAGAGCGGACCGAACAGCGTGGAGATCTCGCGGGAGGCGAGGTGCTCCAGTTGGGCCCGGTCGAACGTCGGCCCGGGCCGCTGAGCCTGCCCGGGCCGCGGAGTCTGATCCGGCTTCGGTTGCGGAGCCGGGACGGACGCCGGAGCCGTGGAGGGCAGGGGCTGGGGCTTGGGCAGCGGTCGTACGGGAATGGGTACGGGGCCGGGCCGCCCGGGCACCGCCGCGCCCGCTGCGGTCAGCGCGCTGACGGCGAGCGCCGACACGCGCAGGAACCGCCGGTGGGATTCCGCGTGCGCGGCCATGACCTCCTGGTGCAGCGTGGCGACCCGCAGACTCTGCCGCGCGACCACGCCCCCGACCCCCGCCGCCCCCGGTCCACGGGCGTCTTCGACGGGCAACCGGGGCCGCTGTACCGGTGTGGCGGGGGAGTGCGCAGCGGGGGCGGCCGGGGCGGAGAGGTGCTCGGTCTCCTCGTGCGCCGGGGCGGCGAAGCGCCCGGTCTCCTCGTCCGCTGCGGCGACCGCGTGGCCGCCGGGGTCCCGGTCCGGTGAGGCGGGGAGACCGAGGCTGATCTCCGGTACCGGGGCGAGTTCCGGGGCCCGGGGCAGAACGGTCACGGCGCGCTCCAGGGGTGGTAGGCGTGGAGAGGGCGGTACGGGAACGGCGACGGTGGGGCCGGGCCGCGGGAGGCCGGTCGCGGCCCCGGCGAGCCGTGCGAGCAACGCGTCGGCCTCCACCGGCACGCCGGCGACGACGAGTTCGCCCATCGCGAGACACAGATGCCGCAGGTTCGTGTCCCCCGGAGTGTCCAGCGCGACGGCCACGTGCTCCCGGTCGCCGAGTACTCGTTTGATCCAGCCGGTGCACAGCCGCCGCGGGCCGTGCTCCACGAAGACCCGGACACCGTCCGCCCACGCCTGTTCGATCGTGGCCGCGAAGTCGATCGTGCCGAGCCCCTGGGCCGTGAGCGCCTCGGCGGCCCGCTCGGACGTCGGCCGGTACGCCCGGCCGGAGGCCCCGCTGTAGAAGCGAACGCCGGGGACCTCGACCGTGGGGCGGCGGTGGGCCTCGTGCCACACCTCCCGCACCTCCGCCAACTCCGGTGCGTGGGCGGCCATGTCGTAGTCCAGCTCGATCGCCCGGTCGACGCCGATCCTGGCCACGACGGCCGCGCACGCCCGGGACTCGCCGCCGATGACGCAGACCCCGGGTGCGTTCACCGCCATCAGGTGGACCGCCCGTTCCCCGGCGAGTTCCGCGCGAACCGCCGCCAGGGGCGCGGCGATCAGATGGCTCGACCACCGGTCGCCACGGATGCCCCGCTGCCGCCAGTAGCGCCGCACCGCCCGCAGCTCGCCCGCGAGTTCCGTCGTGAACAGACCGCTGTCCCGGGTCGCTTCATAGAGCCCCGAGGCGTCCGGCCAGGCTCCCAGCGCGACCAGGGCCGTCGACTCCCCCGAGGAGTACCCGATCGCGGCGTCCGGCCGCAGTCCGAGCACCTCGCGGCTGAACACCGTGTGGAACACGGCCAGTTCGGCGACGGCCCAGATCTGGCCGAGGACACCGGGCTCGGTCCCGGACCGCAGGCGCGCCCCCACCGCCCCATGTCGCTCACGGACCCGCTCGCCCAGCGACGGCAACGCGAGGGCCAGCTCATGGCCCATCCCCGGGTACGCGGCCGAGCCGTTCGTGTACACGAAAGCGGTCTGCCCGACGACCGGCCCGTCCCGGTACGACACGTCCGCCGGGCGGGCCCCGCCCTCCGTCAACCAGCGACGGGCCGCTTCCCCGCGCTCCTGCCGCGTGGTGTCGCCGTCGGCCACGAAGGCCAGCCGGGCCGGGCCGGCCGAAGACTCGGTACCGGCCTCCAGCGCTGCCAGCACCGCCCGGCGGTCGGCCCCGGAGTAGACGTGCAGGCGCGGGGCGGGGCCCCGCAGCCACGGCCGGGCGTCCCCCGCGCGCAGCCGTACGCCGGCGGCCGGCCCCTCCAACGGCGTGACGACGGCCCGCGCCGTGTGGGGGACGGCCGCGGTGTCCGCCGGTCCGCCCGGGCGGGGTACCGCGCGGTGCTGGAGCGAGAGCGCCGCGACCGCTACGGAGACCAGCCCGGACGCGGCGTGAGCACGACCGAAGGAGGTCGCCGGATCGAAGACCGCGTCGGGGCCGTCGCCGATGACCACGTCGGGTTCGCCGGTGGCCTCTTCGTCCAGCAGGGCCATGACGCTGTCGCCGTCCCTGCGAGCGGCGTCCAGGGGCTTGAGGACGAGGACGACGGCAGCGTCCCCGGGCTCCTCGTCGCGGCCGAGATCCCGCAGGGCGGCCCGGTGGACCGCCTCGCAGGACAGGTCGGTGGCGCCGACTAGCGCGGCGTCGGCCTCTCCCGAACGAATGGCCCGAGCCGCGATCCCCAGCGCCACGAGCCCGGACGCCTCCTCCGCCGACACCGTGAACCCGGGCCCGGCCAGGTCGAGTTGAGTGCTGATGCGGTTCGCCGCGAGGTTCGGCATGCTGCCCACCACGCCCTCCGCCGTCATGGCCGGGGTGAACGCCTCCCGGGCGAGGTCCGCCGAAGCCGCGCCGACCGGTTTTCCCGACTGCTCCAGCCAGTGCGGAATCCGCCAGCGCGCGCCCGCGCGGGCCACCTCGGGGTCCACCCCCGTACCGACGACCACCATGGTCCGCTCGCGTGGCAGGCTCACAGTCCGGGCGGCCTCCCGGGCGGCCTCCAGCACCAGGAGCTGATGACGTACGGTCCGCTCCAGGGCCAGCGGCGGGAAGCACAGGTCCGTCAGCTCCACGGCGATCTCCGCGACGGGGCCGCGCCGTTCGCCGCCCAGCACCGCCCGGCGGAAGTCCTCCAGCGACGTTCCCTCGCCGACCCGGGCCCCGACGGCGACGATCGCCACCGGTGTGCGGTGACCCGGCGCGGCGCCTCCCGCAGTGGGGTCCGGGGTCTCGGGGGCCGGCCCGGCGCACCGGGCGGCGGGCCGAGCGCCGCCCGTCGGCCGGGGGACGGCGGGCGGGGGAGGGCAGTCCGGGGCGTCGACGATCAGATGGGCGTTGGTCCCGCCGAACCCGAAGGCGCTGACCGCCGCCCTGCGCGGCCCCACCCACTCCTCGGCCGCGGCCAGCACCCGCAACGGCGTGCCGGCCAGTACGTCCAGCGGTCGTCCGGCGCCGAGCGTCGCCGGACGCACCCCCGCCCGCATCGCACCGAGCACCTTCAGCAGTCCCGCCACACCCGCGGAGGCCAGCAGATGCCCGATGTTCGACTTCGCCGAACCGATGGGAACGTCGTCACCGGCCCCGAAGACCCGGGCCATGGAGCGCGCCTCCACCGCGTCCCCGACCGGCGTCCCCGTGGCGTGGCACTCGACGAGCGACACCGACTCGGGAGCGACGCCCGCCTTCTCGTACGCCAGGCGCACGGCCCGTACCTGGCCCTCCTCGGACGGGCTGATCAACCCGGAACCGCGCCCGTCGTTGGACAGCCCCACACCGCGGATCACACCGAGCACGGGCAGGCCGGCGGCGCGGGCGTCGGCCAGCCGTGTCAGGGCGACGAACCCGGCGCCCTCGCCGTGCACCAGCCCGTCCGCGTCCCGGTGGAAGGGCCGGCTGCGCCCCGTGCGGCTGGTCGCGGACAGCGCGCAGAACCCCACGTGCAGGTAGAGGGGATCAGGGCGGCTGACCGCACCGGCCACCATGAGATCCGCCGTGCCGTCCTGCAGCCGGTCGCACGCCAGCTTGATGGCGTACAACGAGGAGGCGCAGGCGGCGTCGAGGGACCACGCCCCCGCCCCGAGCCCGAGCGCGCGGGCCGCGAGCCGGGCGGGCAGCCCGGAGGAGAAGCGGTTGCGGGCATCGGGCCGGGTCCGCCGCTCACCCGCCAGCAGTGCGTCGCGGAGCGGGGGGTGTTGCGCGGACAGCCATACGTGTTCGGCGAAGGCCGCCCCGGCGGGCGTGGGGTACGACAGGTTCCCCAGCACCAGACCTCCGCGCGGCAGCGGACCCGTGTGCCCCGCCTCGGCGAGCGCCTGCCGCATCCCGTACAGGACCCAGTGGAAGAGCGGGTCCAGCGATGCGATCCGCTCCGGGGGGAGGTCGAAGGCGGCCGGGTCGAAGACGGACTCGAACCCGTGGACGTAACCGCCGACATCCGTCCAGGTGCGGTCGAGGTGATCCTCCACCGAACCCATGGCCCACCGGCGCGGCAGCCGCCACCGGCCCTCCGGGGCGGCCGACAGGCTCGTGCGGCCGGCGGCGATGTTCTCCCAGAACGTGTCCGGGTCCAGTGCGCCGGGCAGCACACAGCCCCGGCCGACGACGGCGATCGGTTCGAAACGCATAGGGGTCTCACTTCGCGGCGGGCGGGGCGTGGCGGGCCGGGACCAGGAGGGGCGGGGCCGGGCGAATCGGGGTGCGGAGGGGCGGAGGGAAGGACGGGGTCAGGAGGGGCGGGGTCAGGAGGGGCGGAGGACGAGCTCGACACCGATCAGCTCGACCAGGACGGACCCGTCGGCGTCGATCAGCGCCGCGTCGCAGCGCGCCCCGGTGTCGTGTGCCTTCCGTCCCCGCACCACACAGCGCACGGCGCCGTCCACCGGGCCGCGCCGGTGCACCCGGCACTCCGCGACGGCCATCGGCAGCGTCGCCGCCCCGAGCACCTTCTCGCCCCACAGCAGGGCGAGTTGCAGCGCGCCGTCCACGGCCGCCGGATCGAGCGGACCGTGCTCGTCCGCCCAGCCCAGGGCCCGCAGGCCCGCGACGGTCGCCTCCGCCCCGTGCTCCGACAAGCCGCGCACCGTGCGCAGGGCGTGGAACCGGGGGCCGTGGAAGAGGACATCCCCGTCATAGGGTGTGGCCCGGTCGAGAGGCTTGAGCCCGTCCGGGGTGTCCCACGCGGTCGCGTCGGGCTCCCCGGCCCCGGTGTCCAGGACGGCCCGGAAGTGCGCCGGGCCGTCCTCGCCACGCAGCTCCGCGTCCAGACCCGACGGTGAACCGGGAGCGCCCCGGCTGCCGAGCACGGTGAGCCGGTGGCCCGGGCCGGACAGCTCCGGCAGGGCGTACTTCTGGTACACCCGCAGATCACGCAGGACGAGCCGCCCGGCAGCCGGCAGCCAGGCCGTGGCCGCGCCCGCGAACCAGTTCAGGACCAGGGCCACGGGCAGCACCGGAACACCGGCGGGCGCGTGGTCGGCCAGCTGCGGCAGCGTGTCCGAACGGACCAGCACCTGTGCGCGCCACAGATCGCCCGCCGGGGCCAGGGCGGCCGGATCGTCTCCCGCCGCCAGGACCACGCGGGCCTCGCCGGCGACACCGTCCACCTCGGCCGTGAAGGCCGCGGCCCCCTGGGCCAGGGGGATGAGCGGAACCCCGGACCGGCCGAAGTGCGCGGCCAGGGCCGGGGTGACCATGCCGCCCTGCCAGGGTCCCCAGGCCACACACCGCACCAGGCAGCCGGGCCGACGGGCCTGCTCGGCGGACGCGACCAGGTGGAGAACCTCATTGGCCATGGCGTAGTCGCTCTGCCCCGCGTTGCCGAACACGGCGGCCACCGACGAGAAGAGGACCATCGTGTCCAGCGGATCGTCCGCCGTCGCCGCCAGCAGCGCCCGCAGACCGTCCACCTTCGTGGCCATGACCGACTCGGCCTGCTCGTCCGTCTTGTCGACGATCCGCTTGTCGGCCAGCACCCCCGCACCGTGGACGATGCCGGTGACCGGCCCCCACGTCTCGCGCACGGTGCGCAGAGCGGCCGCGAGCGCTTCACCGTCGCGGACGTCCACCCGGACGTACCGGGCGGACGATCCGGCGGCCTCCAACTCCGCCAGGGTCGACCGCACTTCGCGCGCGGCCAGAATCTCCCGGGCCCGCTCCGCGATCCGGGCGGGCGAGGAGTCCGCCGCGTCCGGGGCCCGCTCCGCGAGCAGCCGGGTGAGCGCCGGTTCGTCGGTGCCCGACGCCAGCCCGGCCGGCTCGGCGGCGAGCTCCGTCCTCCCGAGCAGCACGATCCGCGGGCGGTGGGTCCTGGCCAGGTCGAGCAGGGCCGCCGCGGTCACCCCGCGGGCCCCGCCGGTGGCCACGATCACGGAAGCGCCGGAGATCCGCCGGGTCCCGGCGGGCGTGACCGGCTGGGGCGCCATCCGCAGCAGCGCGCGCGTGCCGTCCGCGCGGAGGCCCACCTCCAGGTCGGCCCCGCCTTCGAGCAGCTCCCCGACGATCGCTTCGGCGACCTCCTCGTCGTCCCGGCCGCCCCGCTCGCAGTCGACGACCTTGACCGAGGAGTCCGGCCACTCCTTCGCCGCGGTCCTGGCCAGACCGGCGACCCCGCCCAGCCACACACGGCCGGGCGCGTGACCCGAGAGCCCGAAGTCGCCCCCGGTGTCCTGGACGGTCACGAACAGTCCGCCGCCCCCCGCCGCCCGTGGTGCCACCGCGCGTGCGGCGCGGAGCGCCGACCGGTGGACCTCCCGTGCCCCGTCGGGCGTACCGCCCGCGGTCAGCCCGCCGAGGTGGACGACACCGCGGGCGTCCTCGGGTACGTCAGCCACGGCGGTGGCGGCCACGCCGCGTTCCGTCAGCTTCCGGGCCACCAGGCCGACGATCGAGCACCCGTCCGGACCCCCGCCGGTCACCGCGACGGGCCCGTCCAGCAGTCCCGCCGTGGTCAGCCCGGACGCGGGCGACTCCACCAGACGCGGTACCAGCCGTGTCAGCGGCGTACGCTCACCCGCCCCGTCGTCGGGGGCGGACGGGGCGGACGGCGCGGATGGGGCGGACGGGGCGGGCGCCTCGCGGACGACCGGGGTCCCGGCGGCCACGGAGTGCCCGGCCCGGGCATCCGGCTCCGGGGGCCCGGGAGGCCGGGGGCTGCCGGTCAGCGTCTCGACGATCTCGCGCAGCGTACGGAGCTTGCCGAGCTGCCCGGGGTCCCCCGCCGCCACGTCGCCCACCTGCCGTCGCACCGCCGACAGGATCTCGACGCGCTTGATGGAGTCGACGCCCAGATCGGCTTCCAGCTCCATGTCCATGTTGAGCATGGCGGTGGGATAGCCGGTGAGGCGGGCCACCACCGACAGGAGCAACTCCTCCAGCTCCGGCGGCGACAGGGACACCGCGTCGTCGACGCCGGCGTCGTCCACGGGAGCGGCAGCCGTCTCCGGGGCGGGCAAAGGCACCGCCGGGGCCGGGGCCGGGGCCGCTGCGGCTGCGGCTGCGGAAAGGGTGGGCGTGACAGGAGCGGGCGTGGGCGCCGCGGCCGGGACGACGGCCACGACCGGGGCCGACGCCGTCATGGGCGGCGCCGGCAGGTGCCGCGGTGACGAGGAGCGGGGCAGCGGCAGTGGAGCCGTGGGAGCCGGGATGTCCCCGTCCACGGACCCGTCCGCTGCCGGGTTCGGCGCCCCGAGCATCGCGGCCAGGGTCGTCTCCGTCATCCGGAGGAAGGCCAGATGGCTGTCGGTCAGGAGGCGCTGGCAGACCGCGTGGGTCTCCGCCGTCTGCCGTTGGATGCTCTCGACGGCGGCGAACCAGTCGCCGCCGACCGTGGGCCCGGCTCCGACGGTCTCAGCGGCGTCGGCCTCGTGCGCCGAAGGCTGCTGGGCGTGGGACGGGGAGGGGATGTGCGCGGGCATGGGGACCGCCGGGGTGTCGGACGCGGGCGCGGACATGGACGGGGACGTGGACATGGACGGGGACGTGGACGTTGGTACGGGCACGGGTGCCGGAGCGGGCTGCGGTCGGTGCCGGGGCTCAGGTGCCGGAGCGGGCGACAGCTCGGCCGACGCGGCGCGGGTCGGCGGCGACTGACCGTGGTTCGCTCCGCTGATCTTCACCGTCATGCGGGGCTCGCGCTCCTTCGCCGGGGTTCCGGGCGAGGCGTACGGTGCCCAGAGCGTGTCGAGATCGAGGGGGACGCCGCGTACGGCGAGTTCGCCGAGCGCGGCGTGCAGGGTGTCGGCACCGGGCCGGGCCTTCCGGTCCAGGGGGACGGCCGCGTGCTCGCGGTCGCCGAGGATCTGGTGGACCAGCCCGGTCAGCGTGGCGCCCGCGCCGACCTCGACGAAGGTGCGAACCCCCGCCGCGTACATCGCCTCGATCTGGTCCTGGAAGAGCACCGGGGAGGCGAGATGACCGGCGATCCGGCGGCGCACCTCGTCGGGGGACGAGGGGTACGGCGCCGCGTCCGCGTTGCCGTAGACCTCGATCCGGGGCTCCGCGAGCGGCACCGTGCGCAGGTACGCGGCGAGCGGCTCGACGGCCGGGGCGACCAGCGGACAGTGGAAGGCGGTCGACGTGGCCGGCCGACGCGTGCCGACCCCCTCGGCCGAGAACGCCTTCTCGGCACGTGCGACGGCCTCCACCGATCCCGAGAGCACCACTTGGCACGGGGAGTTGTGGTTGGCCGGCCAGAGGTCGCCGAACCCGCCACCGGCCAGAACTCCGGCCACGCGCGTACGGTCCGCCGCCACCGCCAGCATCGCGCCCGGGGCGTCCGCCGCGTCCCGCATCAGCTCACCGCGGCGACGGGCCAGACTCACCAGCGACTCCGGCTCCAGCGCGCCCGCGCACGTCAGCGCCACCAGCTCACCGAAGCTGTGGCCCGCCACGCAGTCCGGCCGCAGGCCCAGCTCCCGCACCACCTCCAGCAGCGCCAGCGCGTGCACCGCCAGGGCCGGCTGCGCCCACTCGGTGGCGTCCAGCAGGGCCCGCCGGGCGGCGCGTTCCCCGTCGGTGAAGGCGGGCGGCGGGAACACGACCCGGTGCAGGGGCCGCCCGTCGAAGCGGGTGCCGCCCAGCCGGTCCCATACGGCCTGGGCGGTCGGCGCCAGCATCGCGAGACCGGCTCCCATCCCGACGTACTGGGACCCCTGTCCCGGGAACAGGAAACCGATACGGCCGGGCGCGGCCTCCCCGTACGCGTACCGGACCCCGGTGGGTGTCGAGAACGCCGCGTCGGGGCGCCGCCGGATCAGTGCGAGCGCCTGCGCGTACTTCTCCCGCAGGTCCTCGGCGTCGGTGGCGACGACGGCCAGCCGCACCCGGGCGGCGGGGGAGAAGGCGGCCTGGCTCTCCCGCGCCAGCGCGGCCAGCGGACGATCGTCGTCCGTCCGGGGCGCCATCAGGTCCGACGGGGAGTCGCCACCGAACAGGACGAGCTCGCTCGACGCCGTGCGGTGGCGCAGGGCCGGGCGCCCCGGGCCGCCCGACGGCGCGTACTCCTCCAGCGTGACGTGGAAGTTGCTGCCGCCGAAACCGAAGCTCGACACCGCCGCCCGCCGCGGATGACCGGCCGGCCGGACCCACGGACGGGTCTCGGTGTTGACGTAGAACGGGCCGTCCGGAGCGGCGGCCGCCGGATTCGGCCGTTCCACCTTGACCGTCGGAGGCAGTACCTGGTGGTGCAGGGCCGTGACCGCCTTGAGTAGTCCCGCCGCGCCCGCGGCGCACTTGGTGTGGCCGATCTGCGACTTGACCGAACCGATCGCGCACCACTGCCCGTCCGGGCGTCCCGACGCACCGAACACCGCCGTCAGCGCCGCCAGTTCGGCGGTGTCCCCGGCCTTCGTGCCGGTCCCGTGCGCCTCGACCAGCTCCACGGTCTCCGGCCCGTAGCCGGCTCCCTCGTAGGCGCGTCGCAGGGCCCGTTCCTGGCCCTCGGGCAGCGGGGCGTAGATCGCCGTGCTCCGGCCGTCGGACGAGGTGCCGATACCCCGGATCACCGCGTGGATCCGGTCGCCGTCACGCTCCGCGTCGGACAACCGCTTCAGTGCGTACATGACGACCGCTTCGCCGAGCATGGTGCCGTCCGCCGCGGCCGAGAACGGCCGGCAGTCGCCCGTGGGGGACAGCGCGGGCGTCTTGGAGAAGCACAGGAACATGCCGATGTCGTTCCCGGTGTCCACCCCGCCGCTGATCACCAGGTCGGCCCGGCCCAGGGACAGTTCGCCGACGGCCGTCGACAGGGCCGCGAGCGAGCTGGCACAGGCGGCGTCGGTGGTGTGGTTGATGCCGTGCAGATCGAACCGGTTGGCGATCCGGCCCGCGACGACGTTGCCGAGCAGTCCGGGGAAGGTCGATTCCCGCCACGGCTCGAAGCGGGCCGCGATGCGGTCGCACACGGCCTGCGCCTCGGTCTCGTCGAGTCCGCTCTCCCGCAGCCCCGCGAGCCATGCGGGGCGGTGGGCGCGCCCGTACATGTGCGGAAGGAGTTCGAGAGCCGCCGCGCCGAGGACGACGCCGGTCCGGTCGCGGTCCACCCCGGCCGGACCGCCGGCATCCGTCAGCACCTGGTCGGCGACCATCAGGGCGAGCAGTTGGGAGGTGTCCGTCGCCGGCAGATTGGCGGGCGGCACCCCATAGGCCAGGGGATCGAAGTCCACCTCGGGTAGGAACGCGCCCCGGCGGGCGTACGTCTTGTCGGGGGCGGCCGGATCCGGGTCATAGTGGTCCTCCACGCGCCAGCGGGTGGCGGGAACCTCGGTGATCAGGTCGCGGCCACCGGTCACGATCCGCCAGTAGCCCGCCGCGTCCGTGGCACCGGGCACCAGGGCACCCACCCCGACCACGGCGATGGGGAGCTGGCAGGGGACGGGGTCGGACACGCTCTCTCCTCGGGGAAGGCCGGTCGGTGCCGGCGCCCCGTGGGCGCCGAGGCCGCTCACGCCAGCTCGCACGGGGCGTAGGTGAACGCCTCGGCCGGCAGCGGAACGCCGTACGTGCGCAGTTGATGGGCGCGTGTGAGCACGGCGGCCCCTTCCAGCAGGTTGAGCCCGATCCGCACCACGGACCGGTGCGCCGGGTCGGCCAGGAACGTGCCCGCCACCCACTGGTTGAACGCGCCCATCGCCGGCCCGCACCAGATCTGGAAGTCGGCCCGCCGCGACTCCTCCCCGGTGATCGCCCACCGGCTGGAACGGCCCAGATACCAGCGGAAGACCAGGGCCATACGGTGCTTCGGGTCGGCTTCCGCACGGGTGATCTCCGCAGGATCGCGCTGCTCCCAGAACGCGCGAGCGTGCCGCCAGATTTCGTCGAACGGGGCGCGCAGTACGTCGCGTTCGATGGTGGCGCGCAGCACGGACGGGATCTCCTCCAGCGATCCGTGGGCCCGGTACGCCGCATGGAGCCGAGCCGCCCGCTGGGCGAACATCGTTCCCCGGGAGAGCACTTGGAGCTTCACACCCAGCTCGAACATGTCGGCCGCCGGCGCCATGGCCACATCGGAGACGTCCGCGTCGCAGAGCATCGCCTTGGCCGCGTCGGACAGTCCCGCCTCGACGGCCGTCTGGTTCACCGACCCGACGACCACGTAGGAGGCGCCGAGGGCGAAGGCGGCGGCCACCGCATCCGGTGTGCCGAGACCGCCGGCCGCGCCGAGCCGGACCGGCCGGCGGTAACCGAACCGCCGGCACAGCGCGTCACGCAGGGCGGCGATCCTCGGCAGCAGGACCGACAGCGGCCGGTTGTCGGTGTGCCCGCCGCTGTCCGCCTCCACGGTGATGTCCTCGGCCACCGGCACCCGGGCCGCCAGAGCTGCCTCCTGGCGGGTCAGCCTCCCCTGGGCGACGAGGGAGTCCAGCAGCGCGGGCGGCGCGGGGGAGAGGAACCTCTCGGCCACCTCGGGCCGGGAGACCTTCGCCAGCAGGTGAGTGCGCCGTACGACGGCGCCGTCCGGGCCCCGGCGCAGCCCGTGCGCCGAGCACAGGACGACGGCCGGGGTCAGCTCCATGAACGCCGACGCCGAGATCCGGGGAACACCGCGACGCAGCAGCAGTTCGGCGACGCGGAACTCCAGCGCCGGTTCGGCCGGTGAGTGGATGAGATTGACGCCCCAGTTCGAGCGGGGCCCCAGCTCCTGCGTCAGCGTGTCCACGGCCCGCTCCACCTCCGGATAGGCCAGCCCGCCCGCGCCGAAGAAGCCGATCATCTCCGCCCGGGCCATCGCGGAGACCAT from Streptomyces sp. CA-278952 carries:
- a CDS encoding type I polyketide synthase, whose translation is MSDPVPCQLPIAVVGVGALVPGATDAAGYWRIVTGGRDLITEVPATRWRVEDHYDPDPAAPDKTYARRGAFLPEVDFDPLAYGVPPANLPATDTSQLLALMVADQVLTDAGGPAGVDRDRTGVVLGAAALELLPHMYGRAHRPAWLAGLRESGLDETEAQAVCDRIAARFEPWRESTFPGLLGNVVAGRIANRFDLHGINHTTDAACASSLAALSTAVGELSLGRADLVISGGVDTGNDIGMFLCFSKTPALSPTGDCRPFSAAADGTMLGEAVVMYALKRLSDAERDGDRIHAVIRGIGTSSDGRSTAIYAPLPEGQERALRRAYEGAGYGPETVELVEAHGTGTKAGDTAELAALTAVFGASGRPDGQWCAIGSVKSQIGHTKCAAGAAGLLKAVTALHHQVLPPTVKVERPNPAAAAPDGPFYVNTETRPWVRPAGHPRRAAVSSFGFGGSNFHVTLEEYAPSGGPGRPALRHRTASSELVLFGGDSPSDLMAPRTDDDRPLAALARESQAAFSPAARVRLAVVATDAEDLREKYAQALALIRRRPDAAFSTPTGVRYAYGEAAPGRIGFLFPGQGSQYVGMGAGLAMLAPTAQAVWDRLGGTRFDGRPLHRVVFPPPAFTDGERAARRALLDATEWAQPALAVHALALLEVVRELGLRPDCVAGHSFGELVALTCAGALEPESLVSLARRRGELMRDAADAPGAMLAVAADRTRVAGVLAGGGFGDLWPANHNSPCQVVLSGSVEAVARAEKAFSAEGVGTRRPATSTAFHCPLVAPAVEPLAAYLRTVPLAEPRIEVYGNADAAPYPSSPDEVRRRIAGHLASPVLFQDQIEAMYAAGVRTFVEVGAGATLTGLVHQILGDREHAAVPLDRKARPGADTLHAALGELAVRGVPLDLDTLWAPYASPGTPAKEREPRMTVKISGANHGQSPPTRAASAELSPAPAPEPRHRPQPAPAPVPVPTSTSPSMSTSPSMSAPASDTPAVPMPAHIPSPSHAQQPSAHEADAAETVGAGPTVGGDWFAAVESIQRQTAETHAVCQRLLTDSHLAFLRMTETTLAAMLGAPNPAADGSVDGDIPAPTAPLPLPRSSSPRHLPAPPMTASAPVVAVVPAAAPTPAPVTPTLSAAAAAAAPAPAPAVPLPAPETAAAPVDDAGVDDAVSLSPPELEELLLSVVARLTGYPTAMLNMDMELEADLGVDSIKRVEILSAVRRQVGDVAAGDPGQLGKLRTLREIVETLTGSPRPPGPPEPDARAGHSVAAGTPVVREAPAPSAPSAPSAPSAPDDGAGERTPLTRLVPRLVESPASGLTTAGLLDGPVAVTGGGPDGCSIVGLVARKLTERGVAATAVADVPEDARGVVHLGGLTAGGTPDGAREVHRSALRAARAVAPRAAGGGGLFVTVQDTGGDFGLSGHAPGRVWLGGVAGLARTAAKEWPDSSVKVVDCERGGRDDEEVAEAIVGELLEGGADLEVGLRADGTRALLRMAPQPVTPAGTRRISGASVIVATGGARGVTAAALLDLARTHRPRIVLLGRTELAAEPAGLASGTDEPALTRLLAERAPDAADSSPARIAERAREILAAREVRSTLAELEAAGSSARYVRVDVRDGEALAAALRTVRETWGPVTGIVHGAGVLADKRIVDKTDEQAESVMATKVDGLRALLAATADDPLDTMVLFSSVAAVFGNAGQSDYAMANEVLHLVASAEQARRPGCLVRCVAWGPWQGGMVTPALAAHFGRSGVPLIPLAQGAAAFTAEVDGVAGEARVVLAAGDDPAALAPAGDLWRAQVLVRSDTLPQLADHAPAGVPVLPVALVLNWFAGAATAWLPAAGRLVLRDLRVYQKYALPELSGPGHRLTVLGSRGAPGSPSGLDAELRGEDGPAHFRAVLDTGAGEPDATAWDTPDGLKPLDRATPYDGDVLFHGPRFHALRTVRGLSEHGAEATVAGLRALGWADEHGPLDPAAVDGALQLALLWGEKVLGAATLPMAVAECRVHRRGPVDGAVRCVVRGRKAHDTGARCDAALIDADGSVLVELIGVELVLRPS